The Candidatus Dadabacteria bacterium genome has a segment encoding these proteins:
- a CDS encoding nucleotidyl transferase AbiEii/AbiGii toxin family protein: protein MTAVPLTEKVEKIVGSAPALAQLRPVIEKELIHYDIFYVLCRKALIPPEMAFVGGTCLRLCHGSNRYSEDIDFHAGENFQPKDFERIRSELESYISGRYGFETEVRSPKEMKEDSGFANSRESTWKVVIKTGGDRKDLPQQRINIDIGCLPAYEVSPQIIRTNYQDLPDGYNTMFVRCSSLSEILADKLVALAARSNIKARDLWDILWLRQKGAMLKPDLIRLKIADRGITERYESLLENRIDTMPGYFEKQLFQREMSRFLDRTTLSETVAKPEFLASLSAHITGMLRDIREILYS, encoded by the coding sequence GTGACCGCAGTCCCGTTAACTGAAAAAGTCGAAAAAATCGTCGGTTCCGCTCCGGCCCTCGCGCAGCTACGCCCCGTAATTGAAAAGGAACTCATACATTACGACATTTTTTACGTCCTGTGCCGCAAGGCCCTGATTCCCCCCGAAATGGCTTTTGTGGGCGGCACGTGTCTGCGTCTGTGCCACGGATCAAACCGATACAGCGAAGACATTGATTTTCATGCGGGGGAGAATTTTCAGCCGAAGGATTTTGAGAGGATCCGGTCTGAACTCGAGAGTTACATATCCGGCCGTTACGGATTTGAGACAGAGGTGAGGAGTCCAAAAGAAATGAAGGAAGACTCCGGTTTCGCAAACAGCCGCGAGAGCACCTGGAAGGTTGTCATAAAAACCGGCGGGGACAGAAAAGATCTGCCTCAGCAGCGAATCAATATAGACATAGGATGTCTTCCCGCGTACGAAGTCTCGCCTCAGATTATCAGGACCAATTACCAGGATCTTCCGGACGGCTACAATACAATGTTCGTCAGGTGCTCTTCTCTTTCCGAAATACTGGCTGACAAACTGGTCGCGCTTGCGGCGCGCAGCAACATAAAAGCCCGGGACCTGTGGGACATACTGTGGCTGCGGCAGAAAGGTGCCATGCTGAAGCCCGATTTAATCAGACTGAAAATTGCCGACCGCGGGATAACCGAGCGTTACGAATCTCTTCTTGAAAACAGAATCGATACGATGCCCGGGTATTTTGAAAAGCAGCTGTTTCAGCGGGAAATGTCGAGATTCCTTGACAGGACGACATTGTCGGAAACAGTGGCGAAACCGGAATTTCTCGCTTCCCTGAGCGCACATATTACAGGTATGCTAAGAGATATCCGTGAAATTCTTTACTCTTAG
- a CDS encoding HEAT repeat domain-containing protein: MSPQQTQFSNRLRAAFEASQLEDGMNHPAERIIRKALRSPKNRQVLDWLKSFSLDEEHPDFAASVLRCLGRQTKPGTCSWRTELIRRALTTDDVEIRDAAVQAAESWDEEESANILKSHHEPEPWLREYILDVISDLGK, from the coding sequence TTGTCACCGCAACAGACGCAATTTTCAAACAGGCTCCGCGCGGCATTCGAAGCCAGCCAACTTGAAGACGGAATGAATCATCCCGCGGAGCGAATTATCAGAAAGGCGTTGCGTTCCCCGAAAAACCGGCAAGTTCTCGACTGGCTTAAGAGTTTTTCTCTGGATGAGGAACATCCAGACTTTGCCGCATCAGTTCTGCGCTGCCTTGGGCGCCAGACGAAACCTGGGACATGTTCATGGCGCACTGAACTAATTCGCAGGGCGCTGACTACAGATGATGTGGAAATCAGAGATGCCGCGGTGCAGGCAGCAGAATCGTGGGACGAGGAGGAATCGGCAAACATTCTCAAGTCGCATCACGAGCCCGAGCCGTGGCTTCGTGAATACATCTTGGATGTGATCAGCGACTTGGGAAAATAA